A single region of the Anopheles funestus chromosome X, idAnoFuneDA-416_04, whole genome shotgun sequence genome encodes:
- the LOC125772035 gene encoding nudC domain-containing protein 1 has protein sequence MPHIELVPDRKLLKTNFDGYILSLEPVPVLTTDFTSTNRPHRVKPTEQQYSYYHARLFGMQNHLVRDPWANGQCYYIDVTGMVQRVSYDTSLGRMRPLVAMFKLPLPTSDESEDDAIAIHRYNCSLVFPSEQLCLLSDGCGTVRVLETGDRTTGREWKLQSTFKPSEINLTEGVLPGGGVLLDGRFLVRDGKRTLHLVMLQIDHQPVGKSKSLLHWFTLEQSASPVWTVSVSRTLQSDGYPRYCALDYHATALLVACDEPFRFTHDSEHPVIVPEPQTLPTEGEEKPVWEQFPFRWTQTLEEVNITFDKHPDVQYRVLTEPSSPTNEPCLKVFANGVLVIDGTQLCSKVDHERTTWAMDRKTLEITLQKQITGVGWPFIVSGGPDETLPEATDDRTELSDLPPATNLSAPLESCDFEGEQETYYTLERLSCINHTVTHTVSLGSGPPLFTVNLRPGLPATFALRHDVDACLWQLQPVAFGTEDCRFQHEGTLHAFGYVQASKRQQKYLACPPSMGYAVISESHRGIYLYRSSLGASGAGLRNRNGMQVAIGQHQFVSLKDSGEVLGISCEDEILMLLTEKGILALQIATG, from the coding sequence GTACATACTGTCACTCGAGCCGGTACCGGTTCTCACGACGGATTTCACCTCCACCAATCGGCCGCATCGTGTGAAACCAACCGAGCAGCAATATTCATACTACCATGCACGGCTTTTCGGAATGCAGAATCACCTTGTGCGGGATCCATGGGCAAATGGGCAGTGTTACTACATCGATGTGACCGGTATGGTACAGCGCGTATCTTACGACACTAGCCTTGGACGGATGCGTCCACTTGTGGCGATGTTTAAGCTACCGTTGCCGACGTCTGATGAGAGCGAAGATGATGCAATCGCCATTCACCGATATAACTGTTCGTTGGTGTTTCCTTCCGAGCAGCTGTGCCTTCTATCGGATGGATGCGGTACCGTACGTGTACTGGAAACAGGTGACAGAACAACTGGCCGCGAGTGGAAGTTACAGAGCACGTTTAAACCGTCTGAGATTAATCTCACTGAAGGTGTACTccctggtggtggtgttttgcTTGATGGGCGATTTCTCGTACGCGATGGCAAGCGTACGCTACACTTGGTAATGCTTCAGATCGACCATCAACCCGTTGGTAAATCCAAATCGCTTCTACATTGGTTCACGCTGGAACAGTCCGCATCACCGGTGTGGACTGTTAGTGTTTCACGAACGCTACAAAGTGACGGTTATCCGAGATACTGTGCATTGGATTACCATGCAACCGCGCTGCTGGTGGCGTGCGATGAACCATTTCGTTTCACACACGACTCGGAACATCCCGTCATTGTGCCGGAACCGCAAACGTTGCCCACGGAGGGAGAAGAAAAGCCCGTCTGGGAACAGTTTCCCTTTCGGTGGACGCAAACGTTGGAAGAAGTGAACATTACGTTCGATAAACATCCTGATGTTCAGTATCGCGTATTGACCGAACCATCCTCACCCACAAACGAACCCTGCCTGAAGGTGTTTGCTAACGGTGTGCTTGTGATAGACGGAACGCAATTGTGCTCAAAGGTGGACCATGAGCGTACAACTTGGGCGATGGATCGAAAGACGCTGGAAATTACACTCCAGAAACAAATAACCGGTGTTGGATGGCCGTTTATAGTGTCCGGAGGACCGGATGAAACTTTACCCGAAGCTACAGATGATCGTACAGAGCTGTCCGATTTACCACCCGCCACGAATTTAAGCGCACCACTCGAATCGTGTGATTTTGAAGGTGAACAGGAAACTTATTACACACTCGAGCGGCTTTCCTGCATCAACCACACGGTAACGCACACCGTTTCGCTTGGCAGTGGTCCACCACTTTTCACCGTAAATTTACGGCCCGGACTTCCAGCGACCTTCGCCTTACGGCACGATGTCGATGCCTGTCTGTGGCAGTTACAACCGGTCGCCTTTGGAACAGAGGACTGTCGGTTCCAGCACGAAGGTACGCTGCATGCATTCGGCTACGTACAAGCATCGAAACGCCAGCAGAAATATCTTGCATGTCCACCCAGCATGGGATACGCAGTGATCAGTGAGTCGCACCGTGGCATTTACCTCTACAGAAGTAGTCTCGGTGCGAGCGGTGCCGGTTTGCGCAATCGTAACGGAATGCAGGTAGCGATTGGACAGCATCAGTTCGTTAGCCTCAAGGATTCTGGCGAAGTGTTGGGTATTAGCTGCGAGGATGAAATATTGATGTTGCTTACAGAGAAGGGCATTCTAGCGTTGCAGATTGCTACCGGGTAG
- the LOC125772041 gene encoding epimerase family protein SDR39U1: protein MSHVVIGGGTGFIGRRLVKTLLAEGYEVTTISRMPGPKHISWHELEKQGLPNGTTAVVNLAGQNVLDPTRRWTPGFKQNVWNSRINTTAACARAIERATVKPSVFVNISGVSHYTPGNQKHTELSKVSDYDFMSRLCIEWERAASLSDNSICRTVRVRSGVVLGREGGMIQSLILPFWFGFGGPVGDGRHDLPWIHADDLCGLIRFAIERPEVNGVLNGVAPELSTNGDFTKAFASALVRPAIFPMPIFALNLIFAEERAVLLTNGAKVVPQRVLEYGFQYRYPDLQSACKEVAHLF, encoded by the exons ATGTCACATGTTGTTATTG GTGGTGGTACCGGTTTCATTGGTCGCCGGTTGGTAAAAACGTTGCTAGCGGAAGGATACGAAGTGACGACGATTTCGCGCATGCCTGGTCCCAAACATATCAGCTGGCATGAGCTCGAAAAACAAGGCTTACCGAACGGAACGACGGCCGTAGTGAATCTAGCTGGTCAGAATGTGCTTGATCCGACCCGCCGTTGGACGCCGGGTTTTAAGCAGAACGTATGGAACTCACGCATCAACACGACCGCTGCCTGTGCCCGTGCGATCGAACGGGCAACCGTTAAACCGTCCGTGTTTGTCAACATCTCCGGCGTTAGCCATTACACACCGGGTAACCAGAAGCACACCGAACTGTCGAAGGTGTCAGACTACGATTTCATGTCAAGGCTTTGCATTGAATGGGAAAGGGCAGCTTCACTATCGGACAATTCAATCTGCCGTACCGTGCGTGTCCGAAGCGGTGTCGTGCTTGGGCGGGAAGGTGGAATGATCCAGTCGCTAATATTACCGTTTTGGTTCGGATTCGGTGGCCCTGTCGGTGATGGGCGTCATGATTTGCCCTGGATACATGCGGATGATCTATGCGGATTGATACGGTTCGCCATCGAACGGCCCGAAGTGAACGGCGTACTGAATGGTGTCGCACCGGAACTTTCTACAAACGGCGACTTTACAAAAGCCTTCGCTTCTGCCCTGGTACGTCCCGCCATTTTTCCAATGCCCATATTCGCGCTGAATCTCATCTTTGCCGAAGAGCGCGCCGTTCTGCTGACGAACGGTGCGAAGGTCGTACCGCAACGGGTGCTCGAGTACGGGTTCCAGTATCGGTATCCGGATCTACAATCAGCCTGCAAGGAAGTGGCCCACCTGTTCTAA